A window of Lagenorhynchus albirostris chromosome 11, mLagAlb1.1, whole genome shotgun sequence contains these coding sequences:
- the TAPBPL gene encoding tapasin-related protein isoform X1, whose protein sequence is MGSEGWCLLVCLALSGAADAVERQWRAVDVILDCFLMGEGGHRGAFASSENMVKALLVLKQVPVPDDGSLEGLTDFQGGTLAEDDPLITFEASVNLIRIPQAEALLHADCSGKEVTCEISSYFLQARPKATVETAAWFITNVLVPGEGPSISMVMKTLGDAENGAVLHPMLKLPLSPQGTVRTEVEFQVTTQTPSLNLLLGSSTSLHCGFSMAPGLGITSVEWHRQHKGSGHLVYRWATGQGQAKREGATLEPQQLLMAGDASLTLPSLTLKDEGTYICEITTSLYRAQQIIQLNVQAAPKVRLSLASEALPPTLFCSVTGYYPLDVTVTWIREELGGAPAPVSGASFSSLRYSTAGTYSISSSLTAEPGSVGATYTCQVTHVSLQEPLGANTWVAPPGMGVPSFPHHHTWAHGSCPLALFCFPQCRLLLSQGDSLQRSHPVLQDFITPRVLGYQALLRAGDQG, encoded by the exons ATGGGCTCCGAGGGGTGGTGCTTGCTGGTCTGCTTGGCTCTCTCCGGGGCAGCAGACGCCG TAGAAAGGCAGTGGCGGGCAGTGGACGTGATCTTGGACTGCTTCCTGATGGGGGAAGGTGGGCACCGTGGAGCTTTCGCCAGCAGTGAGAACATGGTGAAGGCCTTGTTGGTGCTGAAGCAGGTGCCAGTGCCGGACGACGGCTCGCTGGAAGGCCTCACGGATTTCCAAGGGGGCACACTGGCCGAGGACGACCCACTCATTACCTTCGAGGCCTCAG TGAACCTGATACGGATTCCCCAGGCCGAGGCCTTGCTCCATGCTGACTGCAGCGGCAAAGAGGTGACCTGTGAGATCTCCAGCTATTTTCTCCAGGCCAGGCCCAAGGCCACGGTGGAGACGGCAGCCTGGTTCATCACTAACGTGCTAGTGCCTGGAGAGGGACCTAGTATCTCCATGGTGATGAAGACCCTTGGGGATGCTGAGAATGGGGCTGTCTTGCATCCCATGCTGAAACTGCCCCTGAGCCCCCAGGGGACTGTGCGGACTGaag TGGAGTTCCAGGTGACAACACAGACCCCGTCCCTGAATCTCCTGCTGGGGTCCTCAACCTCCCTGCACTGTGGCTTCTCCATGGCACCAGGCTTGGGCATCACCAGCGTGGAGTGGCACCGGCAGCATAAGGGCAGTGGCCACCTGGTGTACCGCTGGGCCACGGGGCAGGGGCAGGCCAAGCGGGAGGGCGCCACCCTGGAGCCTCAGCAGCTGCTCATGGCTGGGGACGCCTCCCTCACCCTACCCAGCCTCACTCTGAAGGATGAGGGGACCTACATCTGCGAGATCACAACCTCCCTGTACCGAGCTCAACAGATCATCCAGCTCAACGTCCAAG CTGCCCCCAAAGTACGACTGAGCTTGGCGAGCGAAGCTCTGCCGCCCACCCTCTTCTGCAGTGTCACTGGCTATTACCCTCTGGATGTGACTGTGACGTGGATCCGGGAGGAGCTGGGTGGAGCCCCGGCCCCAGTCTCTGGCGCCTCCTTCTCCAGCCTCCGGTATAGCACGGCAGGCACCTACAGCATCTCCTCCTCCCTGACGGCAGAGCCTGGCTCTGTGGGTGCCACTTACACCTGCCAAGTCACCCACGTGTCCCTGCAGGAGCCCCTGGGGGCCAACACCTGGGTTGCCCCACCAGGTATGGGAGTGCCCTCCTTTCCCCACCACCACACCTGGGCTCACGGCTCCTGCCCTCTGGCCTTGTTCTGCTTCCCACAGTGTCGGCTGCTGCTTTCCCAAGGTGACAGCCTCCAGAGGTCCCACCCCGTCCTCCAAGACTTTATTACCCCCCGAGTTCTGGGGTACCAGGCACTGCTGAGAGCTGGAGACCAAGGCTGA
- the TAPBPL gene encoding tapasin-related protein isoform X2: MGSEGWCLLVCLALSGAADAVERQWRAVDVILDCFLMGEGGHRGAFASSENMVKALLVLKQVPVPDDGSLEGLTDFQGGTLAEDDPLITFEASVNLIRIPQAEALLHADCSGKEVTCEISSYFLQARPKATVETAAWFITNVLVPGEGPSISMVMKTLGDAENGAVLHPMLKLPLSPQGTVRTEVEFQVTTQTPSLNLLLGSSTSLHCGFSMAPGLGITSVEWHRQHKGSGHLVYRWATGQGQAKREGATLEPQQLLMAGDASLTLPSLTLKDEGTYICEITTSLYRAQQIIQLNVQAAPKVRLSLASEALPPTLFCSVTGYYPLDVTVTWIREELGGAPAPVSGASFSSLRYSTAGTYSISSSLTAEPGSVGATYTCQVTHVSLQEPLGANTWVAPPEQRTAFGVLFASSLFLLALLFLGLQRRQATSPRPARTPRHSG, encoded by the exons ATGGGCTCCGAGGGGTGGTGCTTGCTGGTCTGCTTGGCTCTCTCCGGGGCAGCAGACGCCG TAGAAAGGCAGTGGCGGGCAGTGGACGTGATCTTGGACTGCTTCCTGATGGGGGAAGGTGGGCACCGTGGAGCTTTCGCCAGCAGTGAGAACATGGTGAAGGCCTTGTTGGTGCTGAAGCAGGTGCCAGTGCCGGACGACGGCTCGCTGGAAGGCCTCACGGATTTCCAAGGGGGCACACTGGCCGAGGACGACCCACTCATTACCTTCGAGGCCTCAG TGAACCTGATACGGATTCCCCAGGCCGAGGCCTTGCTCCATGCTGACTGCAGCGGCAAAGAGGTGACCTGTGAGATCTCCAGCTATTTTCTCCAGGCCAGGCCCAAGGCCACGGTGGAGACGGCAGCCTGGTTCATCACTAACGTGCTAGTGCCTGGAGAGGGACCTAGTATCTCCATGGTGATGAAGACCCTTGGGGATGCTGAGAATGGGGCTGTCTTGCATCCCATGCTGAAACTGCCCCTGAGCCCCCAGGGGACTGTGCGGACTGaag TGGAGTTCCAGGTGACAACACAGACCCCGTCCCTGAATCTCCTGCTGGGGTCCTCAACCTCCCTGCACTGTGGCTTCTCCATGGCACCAGGCTTGGGCATCACCAGCGTGGAGTGGCACCGGCAGCATAAGGGCAGTGGCCACCTGGTGTACCGCTGGGCCACGGGGCAGGGGCAGGCCAAGCGGGAGGGCGCCACCCTGGAGCCTCAGCAGCTGCTCATGGCTGGGGACGCCTCCCTCACCCTACCCAGCCTCACTCTGAAGGATGAGGGGACCTACATCTGCGAGATCACAACCTCCCTGTACCGAGCTCAACAGATCATCCAGCTCAACGTCCAAG CTGCCCCCAAAGTACGACTGAGCTTGGCGAGCGAAGCTCTGCCGCCCACCCTCTTCTGCAGTGTCACTGGCTATTACCCTCTGGATGTGACTGTGACGTGGATCCGGGAGGAGCTGGGTGGAGCCCCGGCCCCAGTCTCTGGCGCCTCCTTCTCCAGCCTCCGGTATAGCACGGCAGGCACCTACAGCATCTCCTCCTCCCTGACGGCAGAGCCTGGCTCTGTGGGTGCCACTTACACCTGCCAAGTCACCCACGTGTCCCTGCAGGAGCCCCTGGGGGCCAACACCTGGGTTGCCCCACCAG
- the CD27 gene encoding CD27 antigen, giving the protein MARPPPCWLWVLGPLAVLSATPASKRCPEKHYLAQGERCCQMCEPGTFLVKECDQHEKATQCDPCTPGVSFSPDHHTRPHCESCRHCNSGLLIRNCSLTANSECACPEGWQCRDKECTECVGPAQAPGPHPQPSHSPYAEETPEARTGQHMRTLADSRWLPAPTLSTHWSPQRSLCSTDCIRIFVLLSGMFLAFTIVGALFLHQQRKYRLNTREGPVAPAEPCPYSCPREEEGSAIPIQEDYRKPEPASYP; this is encoded by the exons ATGGCCCGGCCACCTCCCTGCTGGCTGTGGGTTCTGGGGCCCCTGGCAGTGCTCTCAGCGACCCCAGCCTCCAAGAGGTGTCCGGAAAAGCATTACCTGGCTCAGGGAGAACGGTGCTGCCAGATGTGCGAGCCAG GAACGTTCCTGGTGAAGGAATGTGACCAGCATGAAAAGGCTACTCAATGCGATCCGTGTACACCGGGGGTCTCCTTCTCACCAGACCACCATACCCGGCCCCACTGTGAGAGCTGCCGGCACTGTAACTCTG GTCTTCTCATTCGAAACTGCTCCCTCACCGCCAACTCGGAGTGTGCCTGCCCTGAGGGCTGGCAGTGCAGGGACAAGGAGTGTACAGAGTGTGTTGGtccagcccaggccccaggcccacaCCCACAACCCTCCCACTCACCTTATGCTGAAG aGACACCAGAGGCCAGGACAGGCCAGCATATGCGGACTCTGGCTGATTCCAGGTGGCTGCCTGCCCCAACTCTCTCTACCCACTGGTCAC CCCAAAGGTCCCTGTGCAGCACGGATTGCATCCGCATCTTTGTGCTCCTCTCTGGAATGTTTCTTGCTTTCACCATAGTCGGAGCCCTGTTCCTCcatcaacaaagaaaatatagattaa ACACGAGAGAAGGTCCAGTGGCGCCTGCAGAGCCTTGTCCTTACAGCTgccccagggaggaggagggcagtgCCATCCCCATTCAGGAGGATTACCGAAAACCAGAGCCCGCTTCCTACCCCTGA